From the genome of Neodiprion pinetum isolate iyNeoPine1 chromosome 3, iyNeoPine1.2, whole genome shotgun sequence, one region includes:
- the LOC124214375 gene encoding uncharacterized protein has protein sequence MKPSDVTVANERQLLRQAYGGLRAVPTKPVKFKTGNKIQIRKFKNVFEKGHTPKWTTEIFTISQVGNTHPMTYKLKGYRNQRIDGSFYEQELLKVENLDIHLVEKVLKKRGKKLYIKWLCFDSTLINESDM, from the coding sequence ATGAAACcatcggatgtcaccgttgcgaACGAAAGACaattattacgtcaggcgtacggagggcttcgagcggtACCTACCAAACCGGTAAAGTTCAAAACTGgcaacaaaattcaaatcagaaaattcaaaaacgtcttcgagaaaggtcACACTCCCAAATGGACGACGGAGATATTCACGATAAGCCAAGTAGGCAATACCCATCCtatgacgtacaagctcaaaggtTATCGAAATCAACGCATCGATGGCAGTTTCTACGAACaggagctcctcaaggttgaaAATCTGGACATCCATCTCGTGGAAAAGGTTCTAAAGAAGcgtgggaaaaaattatatataaaatggTTATGTTTTGACAGTACGCTGATAAATGAATCTGACATGTAA
- the LOC138190613 gene encoding uncharacterized protein has product MTSNIAKRERRIAGLISTFQCIKTLADKTIASTPQNTNTTLATTRLSLLETNWERFQREHAILLEMNCENLAETEYFKDCHEAQCQQAYQDAKVALLAIKEHYEQVDSTGANLADLSAVPGSSHMRSALPKIKIPDFDGKFHSWRSFHDLFVFLVGQNPDITSVEKTHYLWLSLKGDAAQLIANLPVSSESFIAAWDLLVARDENKRLLVTSQLDRFFGIPTITPKSYKSLNALINTTSEVLNALRSLEMPVDEWGTILVHFIVSRLDHHLREQWELRLGSSTEPATLPQLREFLTTRARALESIDIGKASSPRPKFSGTSNIPQKRSSSSVKAYTSQTTNPQAN; this is encoded by the coding sequence ATGACGAGCAACATCGCCAAGAGGGAGCGTCGCATCGCCGGGCTCATCAGCACTTTTCAGTGCATTAAGACCCTCGCGGACAAGACCATTGCGTCAACCCCGCAGAATACCAATACAACGTTGGCAACAACACGCCTATCGTTGTTGGAAACCAACTGGGAAAGGTTTCAACGGGAGCACGCCATTCTTCTCGAGATGAACTGCGAGAACTTGGCAGAGACGGAATACTTCAAGGATTGCCACGAAGCCCAATGCCAGCAGGCGTACCAGGATGCCAAGGTGGCTTTGCTCGCCATCAAGGAGCACTATGAGCAGGTCGATTCCACGGGGGCTAACCTGGCTGATCTTTCGGCCGTTCCGGGATCTTCGCACATGCGAAGTGCACTTCCAAAGATCAAGATTCCAGACTTCgatggaaaatttcattcgtggAGGTCATTTCATGATCTCTTCGTCTTCCTTGTCGGCCAGAACCCGGATATCACTTCGGTCGAAAAGACGCATTATCTTTGGCTCTCCCTGAAAGGCGATGCCGCCCAGCTCATCGCCAATCTACCGGTCTCTTCAGAATCGTTTATTGCTGCTTGGGATCTTCTGGTCGCTCGGGACGAAAACAAGCGCCTCTTGGTCACTTCCCAATTGGACCGCTTCTTCGGAATCCCAACCATCACACCAAAATCTTACAAGTCCCTCAACGCGCTCATCAACACTACGAGTGAGGTTCTAAACGCGTTGAGGTCTCTGGAAATGCCGGTGGACGAATGGGGCACAATACTGGTTCACTTCATCGTCTCTCGCCTTGACCATCACCTACGAGAACAGTGGGAGTTGAGATTGGGCTCTTCAACGGAACCGGCGACACTTCCGCAGCTACGAGAGTTTCTGACAACCCGAGCTCGAGCCCTCGAGAGTATCGACATCGGAAAAGCCTCTTCGCCACGGCCAAAATTCTCGGGCACTTCAAATATACCACAGAAACGGTCGTCTTCTTCGGTCAAGGCGTATACGTCGCAAACAACCAATCCGCAGGCCAACTAA